In Drosophila teissieri strain GT53w chromosome 2R, Prin_Dtei_1.1, whole genome shotgun sequence, the following proteins share a genomic window:
- the LOC122613648 gene encoding protein DJ-1alpha isoform X2, with protein sequence MLSALRKSFPSVITHTNRVVRCKSKQDKCARNALIILAPGAEEMEFTISADVLRRAKIDVTVAGLHGCEPVKCSRSVVIVPDTSLELAVTRGDYDVLVLPGGLAGNKALMNSSAVGEVLRCQDSKGGLIAAICAAPTALAKHGIGRGKSITSHPDMQPQLMELY encoded by the exons ATGCTTTCAGCTCTGAGGAAATCATTCCCGAGTGTCATCACCCACACCAATCGCGTGGTCAGGTGCAAGTCGAAGCAGGACAAGTGCGCCAGGAACGCCTTGATCATCCTGGCCCCGGGAGCCGAGGAGATGGAGTTCACCATATCCGCCGATGTGCTGCGCAGAGCAAAG ATCGACGTAACCGTGGCTGGTTTGCACGGTTGTGAGCCGGTCAAGTGCTCCCGGTCTGTGGTCATCGTGCCGGACACTTCGCTGGAGCTGGCCGTGACCAGGGGCGACTACGATGTGCTGGTTCTGCCTGGCGGTTTGGCCGGGAACAAGGCGCTGATGAACTCGTCCGCGGTTGGCGAAGTGCTGCGTTGCCAGGACTCCAAGGGCGGCCTGATTGCCGCCATCTGTGCCGCGCCCACTGCGCTGGCCAAGCACGGAATCGGCAGGGGAAAGTCCATTACCTCGCATCCGGATATGCAGCCGCAGCTGATGGAACTGTATTG A
- the LOC122613648 gene encoding protein DJ-1alpha isoform X1 — protein MLSALRKSFPSVITHTNRVVRCKSKQDKCARNALIILAPGAEEMEFTISADVLRRAKIDVTVAGLHGCEPVKCSRSVVIVPDTSLELAVTRGDYDVLVLPGGLAGNKALMNSSAVGEVLRCQDSKGGLIAAICAAPTALAKHGIGRGKSITSHPDMQPQLMELYCYIDDKTVVQDGNLITSRGPGTTFDFALKITEQLVGVEVAKEVAKAMLWPYKP, from the exons ATGCTTTCAGCTCTGAGGAAATCATTCCCGAGTGTCATCACCCACACCAATCGCGTGGTCAGGTGCAAGTCGAAGCAGGACAAGTGCGCCAGGAACGCCTTGATCATCCTGGCCCCGGGAGCCGAGGAGATGGAGTTCACCATATCCGCCGATGTGCTGCGCAGAGCAAAG ATCGACGTAACCGTGGCTGGTTTGCACGGTTGTGAGCCGGTCAAGTGCTCCCGGTCTGTGGTCATCGTGCCGGACACTTCGCTGGAGCTGGCCGTGACCAGGGGCGACTACGATGTGCTGGTTCTGCCTGGCGGTTTGGCCGGGAACAAGGCGCTGATGAACTCGTCCGCGGTTGGCGAAGTGCTGCGTTGCCAGGACTCCAAGGGCGGCCTGATTGCCGCCATCTGTGCCGCGCCCACTGCGCTGGCCAAGCACGGAATCGGCAGGGGAAAGTCCATTACCTCGCATCCGGATATGCAGCCGCAGCTGATGGAACTGTATTG tTATATAGATGACAAGACTGTGGTGCAGGATGGTAACCTCATTACCAGTCGTGGTCCTGGCACAACTTTTGACTTCGCCTTGAAGATTACCGAGCAACTGGTTGGAGTGGAAGTGGCCAAGGAGGTGGCCAAGGCAATGCTCTGGCCATACAAACCATGA